DNA from Thermoleophilum album:
GCACAACCCACTTGCTCGAGGCGTTTGGCGAGCACCGGATCGTCGTTCGTGTAAGGCAGCACCACAAAACCCTCGGCGACCAGCGTCGCAGCCGCATCGAGCAGCTCCGCAGGATCGGGCAGGAGGGTGTCCTCGTCGCCGATCACCTCCAACTTCACCCACTCGGTGCCGAGCGCCTCGCGCGCCAGGCGCGCCAGCCGCACTGCCTCGCGCGCGGAGTAACAACCGGCGGTGTTCGGCAGCACCCGGCAACCGGCCTCCTCGATCACGTCGAGCAGCGAGCCGTCGGCGCCGGGTTCCACCCGGCGCAGAGCAACCGTCACCAGTTCCGTGCCGCTCGCTTCGATCGCTGCGCGCAGCACTTCCAGGTTGGCGAAGCCTCCGCTGCCAAGGATCAAGCGCGAGCGCAACTGGTGTCCGGCAATCACCAACGACATATCGTCATCCTCCCTGAACGGCGCGCACGATCTCGACGTGCTCGCCTCCACGCAGCTGCTGCTGCGCCCATTGCGATCGCGGCACCACTTCGCCATCGATGGCCACAGCGATTCCCCGCACGGTCGCGCCAAGACCGTAGTCGGCGAGCAGCTCGGCCACCGTGGCGCCGCCCACTAACTGGCGCTCACGACCGTTCACCAGCACTGTGACCGTCTCCGCCCGCCGCGTCCGCTGACCCTTCGAGCTGGTCATCGGACTCCCGTGCTTTTTGCGTCCGCGCCTCGACCGCTGCCCCTCGCGGAGAGCTCCGGTGAGCGCAGCCGGCGCGGGTCGAAGGGAACGAGTTCGACCGGCGGTTCGCGGCCGTAAACCAGGCTCACCACTGCCTCACCGGCGAGCGGTACCCACAGCACACCGTTGCGCCAGTGCCCAGTGGCCCACAGCAGATTCTCGATCTCCGGGTCGAAACCGAGCAGCGGCTCGTTGTCGGGTGTCGCCGGCCGGTGGCCGGCCAGTACCTCGAGCAGCTCCGCCTCCTCGATGCCAGGCACTACCGTCCAAGCCTCGTCGAGCAAGCTGCGCACTGCTCCCGCCGTGACCGCGCGGTCAAAGCCTCGCTCCTCGACCGTCGCACCTACAACCATACGGCCGTCGCGGCGTGGCACGCAGTAAACGCGGAGGGTGCGAACCACGTGCGTCGGCAGCTCTGCCCGACCACGATTGGGCCCGAGCACCAGCAGCTGGCCCTTCACCGGTCTCACCGCTATCTCGATGCCCAGCGAGCGGGCGAGCTCGCGCGACCAGGCACCGGCGGCGAGCACGACGAGGTCGCCACCAAAGCTGCGACCGTCCGCACAGTGCACGCCGACGATCGCTCCGCGAGTGCGCTCCAGGCGTACGACCGGGCAGTTTTCGATCACTGCGGCACCAGCCCGGCGGGCCGCCACAGCAAGCGCAGCAAGCGTCGCCCGCGGGTCGACCGCACCTTCGCTCGCCACCCACAGACCGGCCAGCGCACGTGGACCGAGCGCCGGCTCGTGCGCGCGCAGCGCTCGACGATCCAGCCACTCAACCTCGACACCCAGGCTGCGCTGCAAATCGCGCAGACGGCGCAACTCGCCGAGGTCGTCGGGCTCGACAGCGCACAGGACGCTGCCGCAGCGCAGAAGCCCCGGCTCGCAACCGTGCGCCGCAAGCTCCGCAGCGAACGCCGGCCAACGATCGAGTGCTGCCAGACGAGCAGCGAGCGCCCGGGTTTCCGCGTAGTCGAGTTCGGTGACGGGCGCCAACATCCCGGCCGCGACGCCCGATGCCCCGGCGCCGATGCGCTCGCGCTCGAGCAGCGTCGTTCGCACACCGCTCTGCGCAAGCCGCCAAGCGGCCGATAGGCCGATCAGCCCGCCGCCAATGACCAGCGCGTCGGAGCTGTTGTGCCGCTTGCCGCGTATCAGCGCTGGGCTGGAGCGACGCGACTCGTTCGGTGGCTGCTGTCTGTTGTGGCCGTCGATTCGCGTTTGGTCACTACCTCCGCCGGCATTACCCGGATCAGGTTCAACGGTCGGCGGCGGAAACGGCCGCCCTCTCAGCCCGGCTGCCCCGAGCTCCCGTCGACCAGTGGCCAACACGATGGTATTGCGCACGCCCGCAAGTCGGTCGCCGCGGACCAGCGCGCAGCGCCGCGCAACTTCGGCCACGTCAGGTGTGTTCGAACTGCCAGGATGGGCGGGCGCCGCAGCGGTCGGCGCCGAACCGAGCCTCTCGCCCCTCACAAGCGACCCGCAGCCGGAGGTGTTACAGGTGACCAAACGCGTGGCGATTACGTGCGCCCTGTTGCTGCTAGCGCTGGCACTCGCCCTACCGACGACCGCGGCGGCGGCGGGAAGGCAGCTAACGATCCTCCAGGACGACTTCCTCGTGTTGCGCGCCGGCGACGGCACCCGCCAGTGGGCACTCGACGAGTTCCGCGCGCTCGGTGCCGACGTCGTCAAGGTGCAGATGCTTTGGCGCGAGGTCGCGCCATCACCGAACTCCCCGCGCAAACCTCGCGTAAACCTCCGCGACCCGGCGAACTACGACTTCTCCCGCTTCGACGCGTTCGTGCGCGAAGCCGTCGCGCGCGGTCTTCGCCCCTACATCGCAATCGGCGGTCAAGCCCCACGCTGGGCGTCGCAGGGAACGCGTGCCCAACCGGGCAGCTCGCGCCCCGACCCGCGCTCCTACCGCGACTTCGTACACGCCGTCGGGTTGCGCTACTCGGGGCGCTACGCGGGGATCCCGCGGGTCTCGATCTGGTCTGCTTGGAACGAGCCGAACCTGCTTTCTTGGCTCGGTCCACAACGCTCGCGGTCGGGGGTGCCGCTGGCACCGACCATCTATCGGCGGCTCTATCAAGCGTTCGTGGCGGGCATGCAGAGCTCCGGCCACTCGCGCGACACGCTCTTGTTCGGAGAACTGGTGCCCTTTGGCAGCAGCTCGCGGCGCTCTGCGACGCGCATCTCGCCGATCGAGTTCCTCCGCGAGACGTTCTGCCTAGACGCCAATTGGCGCCCGTACCGGGGGGCAGCGGCCAAAGCACGCGGGTGCGGCCGCCTCGGACGGCTGCGAGTCTCGGGCATCGCTTACCACCCTTACGTGCCTCGCGGCGGCCTCTACGGACGCCTGCCGAGCCGCGACGACGCGTCGATCGCCCAGCTCGGGCGCTTGACGAGCGCGCTCGACAAGCTCGCGAGGCGGGGCAAGCTGCCTCCTCGCCTGCCGATCTGGATCACCGAGTACGGCTTCCAGACCAATCCGCCAGACCCGTTCCAGTTCCCGATCTCGCGCGTCCCGTCGTACATGGACGAATCGGAGTGGCTGGCTTTCAGAAACCCGCGCGTCGTCAGCTACTCCCAGTACTTGTTGGTCGACGAAGCGGCGCGTAAGTCGCGCTCGGCACTGGTTCGCTGGTCGGGTTTCCAGCAGGGGCTGCGCTTCGCCGATGGCCGTGAAAAACCGGGCGTATATCAGGCCTTCCGGTTCCCGGTTTTCGTGCGCGAGTACCGTCGCGATCGGGTCGAGGTGTTCGGACGCTTGCGACCGCGTCGCCCAGGAACACGCGTAGTCATCGCGGTGTCGGCCGGTAACGGCTACCGACAGGTCGCTTCCGTGCGGATCAACAGTGCCGGCTACTTCCGCAAGACACTGCCGGTCTCGAGCGCTTCGAAACGCAAGTTCCGGATAGTCGCCGACGGCCTGGTGCGCATCAAACGAGCGGTTCGGCGTTAGACCACGCGAGGCGATAGGCACCGGGGGATGGCCGTAGGCAGCAGGCAAAATCGCGCGGTGCCTGACGCTAGCTGCGCAGCGCAGCGGCAGCGCTTAGTAGGGTCGGTGCCCGTGCACGTCGCGAAAGTTCGAGCGCGTCATTTGGGTCTGGTAGGGCTGGCGGTGCTTGTCGTCGCACTCGGTATCGCTTTCAAGAGCGCCCGGCCAGCAACTGCGGCCAGCGGTCTCGAGATTGCGCTTCAGGACGACGCTGTTTTCCTCGAGGGCAAGTGGTTCGACCGGGAACGCGCACTGCGTATTGCGCGTGGTCTTGGTGTCACGAGACTGCGCGTGGGACTCGGCTGGGCGTTCACGCTTCCCCGCGCCCAGCAACGCGCGCGCCAGGCTCCGGCCAACCCTTCCT
Protein-coding regions in this window:
- a CDS encoding thiazole synthase, whose protein sequence is MSLVIAGHQLRSRLILGSGGFANLEVLRAAIEASGTELVTVALRRVEPGADGSLLDVIEEAGCRVLPNTAGCYSAREAVRLARLAREALGTEWVKLEVIGDEDTLLPDPAELLDAAATLVAEGFVVLPYTNDDPVLAKRLEQVGCAAVMPAGSPIGSGMGINNPYNLRLIRERSQVPVIVDAGIGTASDAAQAMELGCDGVLLASSVSRARDPVKMARAMRLAVEAGRAAYEAGRIPRRTFAQASSPTDGMPALSPSASASQRTG
- the thiS gene encoding sulfur carrier protein ThiS; the encoded protein is MTSSKGQRTRRAETVTVLVNGRERQLVGGATVAELLADYGLGATVRGIAVAIDGEVVPRSQWAQQQLRGGEHVEIVRAVQGG
- the thiO gene encoding glycine oxidase ThiO, which gives rise to MDGHNRQQPPNESRRSSPALIRGKRHNSSDALVIGGGLIGLSAAWRLAQSGVRTTLLERERIGAGASGVAAGMLAPVTELDYAETRALAARLAALDRWPAFAAELAAHGCEPGLLRCGSVLCAVEPDDLGELRRLRDLQRSLGVEVEWLDRRALRAHEPALGPRALAGLWVASEGAVDPRATLAALAVAARRAGAAVIENCPVVRLERTRGAIVGVHCADGRSFGGDLVVLAAGAWSRELARSLGIEIAVRPVKGQLLVLGPNRGRAELPTHVVRTLRVYCVPRRDGRMVVGATVEERGFDRAVTAGAVRSLLDEAWTVVPGIEEAELLEVLAGHRPATPDNEPLLGFDPEIENLLWATGHWRNGVLWVPLAGEAVVSLVYGREPPVELVPFDPRRLRSPELSARGSGRGADAKSTGVR